One Mycolicibacterium sp. ND9-15 genomic window, CAGTGTCGACGACCCCGCCAGACCATAGGGGGCGTCGGGCACCGGATAGCGCTGACGCAGGATCAGCGGGTCCGTACCGAAAACCAGCAGTCCGTCGCCCCGGGTGTCGGCGACCAGCACCCTGCCGTCGCTGTCGGTGACCATCGTCGTCGCACCCTCACCGGCGCGCAGCGCCTGCGTCTGCTCGGCGCCGCTTTCGGACACCGCGGTCACCGACGTCTGGCCCCGGTCCAGTACAATGGCTGTATTACCTTGTGCGACAAGCGCATCGACGCGAGCGAAGATCGCCAGTTCGGCGGCGACGGAGGTGTCGGAGGCCGGCGTGTCGCGGGCCAGCGTGTAGACCGCGCCGTCGGCGCTGCCGAGCACAAGCCGGCCGTCCGCGCGGCGGGCGATCGCGGTGAACTCGGTGTCGGGGTGCCCCTCGACGCCGACCTTGGTGGCGTTGCGGGCGGCGAGGTCGATCCGGTGGTAGCCGCCCCGGGTCGCCGCGTAGGCGTGACCAGCGCCGTCGCCGGTCAACGCGGTGGCTGCGGTCGGCAGCGACACTGTCGCGGCCTCGTCTCCAGCTGCCGAAAACACCGTGACCTGCGATTGGCCGGC contains:
- a CDS encoding YncE family protein, with amino-acid sequence MPPKINTSSQPVRWIVTVLAILMVGGCSSGPSDAPPTIAPAQAAESPPVAGRPDGVVRPLAGHAQAAIVDAASGSLAVLAPGVAGQSQVTVFSAAGDEAATVSLPTAATALTGDGAGHAYAATRGGYHRIDLAARNATKVGVEGHPDTEFTAIARRADGRLVLGSADGAVYTLARDTPASDTSVAAELAIFARVDALVAQGNTAIVLDRGQTSVTAVSESGAEQTQALRAGEGATTMVTDSDGRVLVADTRGDGLLVFGTDPLILRQRYPVPDAPYGLAGSSTLAWVSQTAANEVVGYDLATGIPVEKVRYRTVQQPNCLAYDESSGTLYVVSGSEAGVQVIVDAAKGYAR